From Podospora bellae-mahoneyi strain CBS 112042 chromosome 3, whole genome shotgun sequence, the proteins below share one genomic window:
- the BLI4 gene encoding putative oxidoreductase bli-4, mitochondrial (EggNog:ENOG503NWHA; COG:Q), translating to MAQRLVARRANATLLPAPHCTARVNPFTGAAVVFACHQPQARTIKSTAVSKGVVSSTMQKLGDTLAENFGGAFTKLGSRQFKLDDCPDLTGKVGVVTGGSQGIGFGVAYTLLKHNISKLYIISVNKEVFEGARAVISDELGQDKAARMVWMKCDLSDWRRVKEVAEMIKRDNDRLDILVNNSGRGIMSAELTSYGVDRHMAVNHMGHVVLTSHLLPLMQKTAEEGNIVRISNQSSNLHTGAPKDTKFASLDEINQDVGPNAQYGRSKLAGILYSRYFNRKVTQNGHPNVLMNATHPGFVSTKQSREDILEPYPLGGYVMKYGIEPIKKDQFEGAVPTVFCATKIKDSGQYICPPCIPEEGSPMSQDDELADRLMELTRNIITEKTRMDSVERGCPMDDVVVH from the exons ATGGCACAGCGATTGGTGGCTCGACGTGCCAACGCAACCCTTTTGCCTGCTCCCCATTGCACCGCAAGAGTCAACCCATTTACTGGCGCTGCTGTTGTGTTTGCGTGTCACCAACCGCAAGCCCGAACCATCAAATCCACGGCTGTGTCCAAAGGCGTGGTGTCGTCCACGATGCAGAAATTGGGG GATACGCTCGCCGAAAACTTCGGCGGAGCATTCACGAAGCTCGGTTCCCGACAATTCAAGCTCGATGATTGCCCTGATCTGACCGGAAAGGTGGGTGTTGTGACGGGAGGCAGCCAAGGCATTGGGTTCGGCGTGGCATATACCCTCCTCAAGCACAACATCAGTAAGCTCTACATAATTTCCGTCAACAAGGAGGTCTTTGAGGGCGCCAGAGCCGTCATCTCCGATGAACTGGGACAAGACAAGGCTGCCCGGATGGTCTGGATGAAGTGTGACCTT AGCGACTGGCGGCGGGTCAAAGAAGTAgccgagatgatcaagcGCGACAATGACCGGCTCGAcatcctcgtcaacaacTCGGGTCGAGGCATCATGTCAGCCGAGCTCACCTCATATGGAGTGGACAGGCACATGGCAGTCAACCACATGGGCCACGTCGTCCTCACATCCCATCTGCTACCCTTGATGCAAAAGACGGCCGAGGAAGGAAACATTGTGAGAATCAGCAACCAGAGCTCCAATCTGCATACCGGTGCTCCCAAGGACACCAAGTTCGCTTCGCTGGACGAGATCAACCAGGACGTCGGACCCAATGCGCAGTACGGAAGGAGCAAGCTGGCGGGGATACTCTACTCGCGATACTTCAACCGCAAGGTAACGCAAAATGGGCACCCAAATGTGCTCATGAACGCTACACACCCAGGCTTCGTGAGCACCAAGCAGAGTAGGGAGGATATTCTCGAGCCGTATCCCTTGGGTGGGTACGTGATGAAGTACGGCATAGAACCGATTAAGAAGGACCAGTTTGAGGGAGCCGTGCCTACCGTGTTCTGCGcaaccaagatcaaggattCAGGCCAGTATATCTGCCCGCCTTGCATCCCTGAGGAGGGCAGCCCAATGTCGCAAGATGATGAGCTGGCGGATAGACTGATGGAGTTGACGAGGAATATCATCACGGAGAAGACGAGAATGGACTCGGTGGAGAGAGGATGTCCaatggatgatgttgttgtacATTAA
- a CDS encoding hypothetical protein (EggNog:ENOG503P3PJ) — protein sequence MNGHDTQGHLDDPARAPPSPRPKAGSRTSSSSSSTAQTTSTRSHRYHHSRCGERAKSHLSRELSDGASLAVTPMSALLQERLERERRVESERASSRTSNDLFRSTVDNRAIRSPSPADSRPISSQSSDSARKKGLGVKEMEQTLSNLHKQNFDLKLELYHRRERQTVLEESLERLELQKAETDKMNDRLVHELEKRDKAVEEAVSMIVVLEARVEQLLREREMVRQVEVQGLPGAEATSKHKVLLPSGSNEVKTLNRMPSFVSEHSESTENLRNVYLGARGNVPSLPTMPEATPETIRGSVRLDSPTLSILSESSFVSVYGRTKSPDAPSPKEESPSLMDTSCMQRMLALESPTRVRSATPKNRPSTARVIPNEYTHFHTITDVIGAGSSPLRQLEKVEVKRRALQDATRAQTTANDFSPFSRPPSSMAKRKTKQEKREALEKVLTHGSLTSERGLPPTPDTISTTTLRLYKNSNDTLSNEPNLRNEQSYLALSETTASHHSVPDEHGTSLEPRTQMTHTQPASTTAFDSRKLAGKNEDMDQLQRPQSARDALRQYKGTDDAESTTSSVDTWLQEGMKPPRKAPLDPMSSVSQAHPNYRADRASPDLFSFPSSTKGWATNVMFGSLQGAGYMGAGGNGLPHPPMADTLDAISKSLTKPVFSSRVLTPTLDSLNSAPPPPNRRSSLQAKTGADLSGAASASPARSSPSSKIKMSVGKGSRARSNSIDIRPPSRQLADMAQSRAMTVPPKQAHQPPPPPRKVSQSHPDTQGTPSQSVSKQHHYPPTASQSPAAGTPARPRSRGLNHFFRRSTGSADPPVATPFAAPAADTTSKDERPLIGIPSWGRRGSLVDDDRANSSATPPPILRSKAPERKVEFDDDGGGVELELQGNEGAPVGHVHDSGGAAVERSGGAPVVGGGKRKWLNLARVGSLRSR from the coding sequence ATGAATGGTCATGACACACAAGGCCACTTGGATGATCCAGCTCGggcccctccttctcctcgtcccaAGGCAGGCTCCCGAACCAGCTCCAgttcctcttcaacagcgCAAACAACTTCCACACGCTCTCACCGATACCACCATAGCCGTTGCGGCGAACGAGCAAAATCGCACTTGTCGCGAGAGCTTTCCGACGGCGCGAGTCTTGCCGTAACTCCAATGTCTGCCTTGTTGCAAGAGAGATTGGAGCGCGAGCGGAGGGTTGAGAGCGAGCGCGCGTCAAGTAGAACAAGCAATGATCTCTTTCGTTCTACCGTCGACAACCGAGCGATCCGCAGCCCGTCCCCTGCAGACAGTCGTCCAATCTCGAGCCAAAGCTCAGATTCGGCTAGGAAGAAGGGCCTGGGAGTCAAGGAGATGGAACAGACTCTTTCGAATCTCCACAAGCAGAACTTTGACCTGAAGCTTGAGCTTTACCATCGGCGGGAAAGGCAGacggtgttggaggagagctTGGAAAGGTTGGAGCTCCAAAAGGCCGAGACGGACAAGATGAATGACAGGCTTGTTCACGAGCTGGAGAAAAGGGACAAGGCAGTTGAAGAAGCTGTCAGCATGATTGTGGTTTTGGAAGCCCGGGTTGAGCAGTTGCTCAGGGAGCGAGAGATGGTCCGCCAAGTCGAGGTCCAAGGATTGCCAGGTGCGGAGGCAACATCAAAACACAAGGTCCTTCTGCCATCTGGGTCCAACGAGGTTAAGACCCTCAATCGAATGCCCAGTTTTGTCTCTGAGCACAGTGAGAGCACCGAAAACCTTCGAAATGTGTATCTGGGGGCCCGCGGCAACGTGCCCAGTCTCCCAACCATGCCCGAAGCCACTCCGGAGACAATCCGTGGGAGTGTCAGACTTGACAGTCCAACGTTGAGCATTTTGAGTGAAAGTTCTTTTGTGAGCGTATATGGTCGGACCAAGTCTCCAGACGCACCATCGCCTAAGGAAGAGAGTCCCTCACTCATGGACACGTCTTGCATGCAGCGCATGCTTGCTCTGGAATCACCAACCAGAGTCAGAAGTGCCACCCCCAAGAACCGTCCCAGCACAGCCCGCGTCATCCCGAATGAATATACGCATTTCCACACCATTACGGACGTGATCGGGGCCGGAAGTTCGCCTCTTCGTcagctggagaaggtggaAGTCAAACGTCGAGCCCTCCAGGATGCCACCAGAGCACAAACCACAGCCAACGacttctcccccttttctcgCCCACCATCCTCCATGGCTAAGCGTAAAACGAAACAGGAAAAGAGGGAGGCTCTGGAAAAGGTTCTCACGCACGGAAGTTTGACAAGCGAACGCGGGCTTCCTCCAACGCCTGAtaccatctccaccacaacactGCGGCTGTACAAAAACTCCAATGACACCCTATCCAACGAGCCAAACCTGAGAAATGAGCAGAGCTATCTCGCTCTGTCGGAAACAACGGCCTCGCACCATTCAGTGCCTGACGAGCACGGCACCAGTCTCGAACCTCGCACACAGATGACGCATACGCAGCCAGCATCAACGACGGCATTTGACAGCCGCAAACTAGCCGGCAAAAATGAAGATATGGACCAGCTCCAACGACCCCAATCAGCGAGAGATGCTTTGCGTCAATACAAGGGTACAGATGACGCTGAATCGACCACGTCGAGTGTTGACACTTGGCTCCAAGAGGGCATGAAGCCACCAAGAAAGGCCCCGCTTGATCCCATGAGTTCTGTTTCGCAGGCACATCCAAACTACAGGGCAGATCGCGCTTCACCAGATCTGTTCTCATTCCCATCTTCTACCAAGGGCTGGGCGACCAACGTCATGTTTGGTTCGCTGCAAGGTGCAGGATATATGGGGGCTGGCGGGAACGGTTTGCCGCACCCGCCAATGGCTGACACTCTCGATGCAATTAGCAAGTCATTGACCAAACCTGTCTTTAGTTCGAGGGTATTGACACCGACGCTGGACTCGCTCAACTCtgcgcctccgccgccgaaTCGCAGGTCAAGTCTACAGGCTAAGACGGGGGCCGACCTCTCGGGAGCCGCATCAGCCTCCCCTGCGCGATCATCCCCATCGTCAAAGATAAAGATGAGTGTTGGAAAGGGAAGTAGAGCAAGAAGCAACAGTATAGATATCAGGCCCCCGTCGCGCCAGCTCGCAGATATGGCTCAAAGTCGAGCAATGACAGTGCCACCGAAACAGGCTCAtcaacctccgcctccaccccgaAAGGTTTCGCAGAGTCATCCGGACACACAGGGCACACCATCACAATCCGTATCAAAGCAACACCATTACCCTCCAACCGCAAGCCAGTCCCCCGCTGCTGGCACCCCTGCTCGGCCTAGATCGCGCGGACTGAATCACTTCTTCCGTCGCTCCACCGGCTCGGCCGACCCACCCGTTGCAACACCATTCGCCGCACCGGCTGCAGACACGACCTCAAAAGACGAAAGGCCACTGATCGGAATACCTTCTTGGGGACGACGCGGTTCGCTCGTTGATGACGATCGGGCTAATTCTAGTGCCACGCCACCGCCTATCTTGAGGAGTAAGGCTCCAGAAAGAAAGGTTGAgtttgacgatgatgggggaggggttgaactAGAATTACAGGGCAATGAAGGCGCACCGGTGGGACATGTGCACGACAGCGGGGGGGCAGCCGTAGAACGGAGTGGAGGAGCGCCTGTCGTAGGTGGTGGGAAGCGGAAATGGCTTAACCTAGCGAGAGTTGGGAGCCTGAGGAGCCGTTGA
- the RFC3 gene encoding Subunit of heteropentameric Replication factor C (RF-C) (EggNog:ENOG503NUV3; COG:L) translates to MSDFEDEMDIDLPVSKDVTFSSSNAAKGKRSAANLPVEAEDSLPWVEKYRPVSLDDVSGHQDILATINKFVDSNRLPHLLLYGPPGTGKTSTILALARRIYGAENMRQMVLELNASDDRGIDVVREQIKTFASTKQIFSLGASTSKTGLAGFKLIILDEADAMTSTAQMALRRIMEKYTVNTRFCIIANYSHKLSPALLSRCTRFRFSPLKERDIRVLVDKVIDEEHIKIKPEAADALVKLSKGDMRRALNVLQACHASGTPLQPKDAPKIPEDQIVRETITVDTIYMCVAAPPPDIIKKIMNTLLSTSDVTACLAAVNSVKVTQGLALADIITALSEELVKLEVKPEVMITWLDLLAQVEHRVAGGASEVIQTGAVVGAVRNGVELMG, encoded by the exons ATGTCCGACTTcgaagatgagatggacATTGATCTCCCCGTCTCCAAAGACGTCACCTTTTCCTCCAGCAATGCAGCCAAGGGCAAGCGCAGTGCCGCCAATCTCCCAGTTGAAGCCGAAGACAGCCTTCCATG GGTCGAAAAGTATCGCCCAGTCTCCCTCGACGACGTCTCTGGCCACCAAGACATCCTCGCTACCATCAACAAGTTCGTCGACTCGAACCGCCTTCCACATCTCCTTCTCTATGGTCCACCCGGCACCGGAAAAacatccaccatcctcgccctGGCCCGACGAATCTATGGTGCCGAGAACATGCGCCAGATGGTCCTCGAGCTCAACGCCTCCGACGACAGAGGTATCGATGTGGTCCGCGAGCAGATCAAGACCTTTGCCTCAACGAAACAGATCTTTAGTCTTGGAGCATCGACCTCCAAGACAGGACTTGCCGGTTTCAAGCTGATCATTCTTGACGAGGCCGACGCCATGACGAGCACAGCCCAGATGGCACTGAGACGAATCATGGAGAAGTACACTGTCAACACCCGGTTCTGCATTATTGCCAACTACTCCCACAAGCTTAGCCCGGCGCTGCTGTCTCGGTGTACAAGATTTCGGTTCAGTCCCTTGAAGGAGCGGGACATCAGGGTGCTGGTAGACAAGGTTATCGACGAGGAGCACATCAAGATCAAGCCTGAAGCGGCCGACGCGCTAGTGAAGCTCAGCAAAGGTGATATGAGACGAGCGCTGAACGTGTTGCAGGCTTGCCATGCGTCAG GTacacccctccaaccaaaaGACGCCCCCAAAATCCCCGAAGACCAAATCGTCCGCGAAACCATCACGGTCGACACAATCTACATGTGCGTCGCCGCGCCACCACCAGatatcatcaagaagatcatGAACACGCTGCTCAGCACGAGCGATGTGACGGCCTGCTTGGCGGCCGTCAACAGCGTCAAGGTCACACAagggttggcgttggcggaTATCATCACTGCGTTGTcggaggagctggtcaagTTGGAGGTAAAGCCAGAAGTTATGATCACCTGGCTTGACCTACTTGCCCAGGTGGAGCATCGGGTAGCAGGGGGCGCGTCGGAGGTCATACAGACTGGTGCTGTCGTTGGGGCAGTAAGGAATGGAGTAGAGTTGATGGGTTGA
- a CDS encoding hypothetical protein (COG:H; EggNog:ENOG503NUBC; CAZy:GT1) has translation MVPVPARKSCHARVRIQQGGMCPAWSPPCRCNAVGCIADPRASSVHVTTQFVAFVSATDRVGCKIARASYPEGLSWRLSLVAFFRSLLLEVDPLSVQDVYLGICRGNQMDINPLWCRLRVQSTSSHLAIHSLLSTQTSYILLDQTTNMGDARDLTSPSGHPPLTSPEKPVLLFMTLNASGHTAGAAQIAKHLHFNRGYKDIYFITGPRFQPLIESTGAKYIKNPFEYDVPKVQEGSTEGEAFFEGMKAVFGEAIVPSYHVLRKTLEDIRVAHPEPRKILFVHEALSQGLLPYQYGCPLPKGYTSLPKTINWHTSIYTSSDPDFPPFGLGLKYDPTPENKAVWKTMHAGGKTTWKPLIDHYDQKLQELGCTKRFTDLPLDVAMTGGDVTVMATTASLEYPNVTKDPKKFRLVGGLPVRALDKNLVYPPWWEELTLNSALSDSDPAKKKVVFVTQGTIHRAYHELVIPVIQAMADREDVLVVATLGEKGEPNPLPEEETPRNVRMVDYFPYEAILPHADVFVSNAGYGGFMHGIMNGVPMVLAGLIADKGDVCQRAARAGVAVNLGVSNPSVEQVKEGIDTVLGDEKYRQRVKEIKEENVKADSLGQIESIIEELLSHE, from the coding sequence ATGGTTCCTGTTCCGGCTCGGAAATCATGCCATGCCCGTGTGCGAATCCAACAGGGCGGTATGTGCCCAGCGTGGTCGCCTCCTTGTCGCTGCAATGCTGTGGGATGTATCGCTGATCCCAGAGCGAGCTCGGTCCACGTTACAACACAATTTGTAGCGTTTGTCAGCGCAACGGATCGTGTTGGTTGCAAGATTGCAAGGGCGAGCTACCCGGAGGGTCTTTCCTGGCGGCTGTCATTGGTAGCCTTTTTCCGATCACTGTTATTGGAAGTTGATCCCCTCTCTGTTCAGGATGTATATCTGGGGATATGTAGAGGTAATCAAATGGATATAAATCCTCTTTGGTGTCGCCTTCGGGTTCAATCAACTTCTTCCCACCTCGCCATTCACTCCCTGCTCTCAACTCAAACAAGCTACATCTTGCTTGatcaaaccaccaacatGGGAGACGCCCGAGATCTCACCAGCCCCAGCggccacccccctctcaccTCCCCTGAGAAGCCCGTCCTTCTCTTCATGACCCTAAACGCCTCAGGCCATACCGCTGGCGCGGCCCAGATAGCAAAGCACCTCCACTTTAACCGCGGCTACAAAGACATCTACTTCATCACCGGGCCCCGCTTCCAACCCCTCATCGAGAGTACTGGCGCAAAATACATCAAAAACCCCTTCGAGTACGACGTCCCCAAAGTCCAAGAAGGCTCCACCGAAGGCGAGGCCTTTTTCGAAGGAATGAAAGCCGTGTTTGGGGAGGCCATCGTCCCGTCGTATCATGTTTTGAGGAAGACACTCGAGGACATCCGCGTCGCTCATCCTGAGCCACGGAAGATTCTGTTCGTCCACGAGGCGTTGTCTCAGGGTTTGCTGCCGTATCAATACGGCTGCCCCTTACCCAAGGGttacacctccctccccaagaCCATAAACTGGCACACGAGCATCTACACCAGCTCCGACCCCGATTTTCCTCCCTTTGGTCTTGGTCTGAAGTACGACCCCACCCCTGAAAACAAGGCAGTCTGGAAGACCATGCACGCAGGAGGCAAGACGACGTGGAAGCCACTGATTGATCACTACGATCAAAAACTCCAAGAGCTGGGGTGCACCAAAAGGTTCACCGACCTGCCGCTTGATGTAGCCATGACCGGCGGGGACGTCACCGTCatggccaccaccgcctcgcTCGAATACCCAAACGTGACCAAGGACCCCAAAAAATTCCGTCTTGTCGGTGGGCTGCCCGTCAGGGCGCTGGACAAGAACCTCGTATACCCCCCTTGGTGGGAGGAACTCACGCTCAACAGCGCCCTTTCCGACTCCGACCCGGCAAAGAAAAAGGTCGTCTTCGTCACCCAGGGTACCATCCACCGCGCCTACCACGAGCTGGTGATCCCGGTCATTCAGGCAATGGCTGACAGGGAGGATGTCTTGGTGGTTGCTACCctgggagaaaagggggagcCGAATCCCCTACCAGAAGAGGAAACACCCAGGAATGTCAGAATGGTGGATTACTTCCCTTATGAGGCCATCCTTCCCCATGCAGATGTCTTTGTCTCCAACGCTGGTTACGGCGGGTTCATGCACGGGATCATGAACGGGGTGCCGATGGTGCTGGCGGGGTTGATCGCCGACAAGGGGGACGTTTGCCAGCGGGCGGCGAGAGCAGGGGTGGCGGTTAATTTGGGGGTGTCCAACCCGTCGGTGGAGCAAGTCAAGGAGGGTATTGACACGGTGTTGGGGGATGAAAAGTATAGACAGAGAGTGAAGGAGATTAAAGAGGAGAACGTCAAGGCGGATTCCCTGGGGCAGATTGAAAGTATTATTGAGGAGCTGCTGAGCCATGAGTAA
- a CDS encoding hypothetical protein (EggNog:ENOG503PBE5) translates to MHAGHTLAIAMWAMTALSLGLVGLRLYTRIRIVRFVGIEDHMYAWTGIFMLVFAACIQVAVHFGLGRSFWTLSPDESSRAIFWTYVANSFAISGNALAKLCMGFFLLRVVQLKWQKLSLWFLIVVTVGTSVTLVVMLWNQTTPRKASWDVLRTPGEWNIQIQPMSVGLGGWSSACDFFFAIFPWLFIMSLKMPRREKFLLASGMSLGVIAGACGVVRTVVLSQLKIDDFTLNFAPYFIWAGAEITVALVCLGIPTLRPLYLKQRGISTIGYGNHHHTEQSDPELPRFTMVDQKKRPDPSPDPSHNGFETPDPRNLHLSHITLESLASPQRQELAQQQQTTPSVTPHNTVETQGHLRDSSSTGSSHTMVDSTLASPELEQHPLSYPHIHSRTAAAAIARPPNAHIKDQHKRDHSGDTGDSITVDDILGFYDIEEKSQSKTKLPNYDQTQPQPLGPPLHQSASIKRKEHRITQVDFLLKNTRMGGGNAEERRIIRPQQNMNRPWDGEGWPLRN, encoded by the exons ATGCACGCGGGACACACTCTGGCCATTGCCATGTGGGCCATGACGGCGCTGTCTCTTGGACTCGTCGGCCTACGTCTGTACACCCGCATACGAATCGTTCGCTTTGTCGGCATCGAGGACCACATGTACGCATGGACCGGAATATTCATGCTCGTGTTTGCTGCGTGTATTCAAGTCGCTGTTCATTTTGGGTTGGGACGCAGCTTCTGGACTCTTTCTCCGGACGAGTCATCGAGGGCCATCTTCTGGACCTATGTTGCCAACAGCTTCGCCATCTCGGGAAACGCACTCGCCAAGCTCTGCATGGGATTTTTCTTATTACGGGTTGTGCAGCTGAAGTGGCAGAAACTTTCGCTCTGGTTTCTGATTGTTGTTACTGTCGGCACATCGGTAAcactggtggtgatgctgtggAACCAGACGACGCCAAGGAAGGCAAGTTGGGATGTGCTGAGGACGCCTGGAGAGTGGAATATCCAGATTCAACCCATGagtgttgggttgggag GTTGGTCAAGCGCCTGTGATttcttcttcgccatcttcccTTGGCTCTTCATCATGTCCTTGAAGATGCCGCGTCGGGAAAAGTTCCTTTTGGCCAGTGGCATGAGCCTGGGTGTGAT TGCTGGTGCTTGTGGTGTTGTTAGAACCGTGGTGCTATCCCAGTTAAAAATCGATGACTTTACCT TAAACTTTGCCCCTTATTTCATCTGGGCCGGCGCAGAGATCACTGTCGCCTTGGTGTGCCTGGGCATCCCAACCCTGCGACCCCTCTACCTGAAGCAACGAGGCATCAGCACCATCGGTTACggcaaccaccatcacactGAGCAGAGCGACCCCGAACTGCCGCGCTTCACCATGGTCGATCAAAAGAAGAGGCCCGACCCATCTCCGGATCCATCCCACAACGGCTTTGAAACCCCCGACCCCCGAAATCTACACCTCTCTCATATCACATTGGAGTCGCTGGCATCGCCCCAACGACAGGAActcgcccagcagcaacaaaccaCACCCAGCGTGACACCACATAACACAGTAGAAACCCAAGGCCACCTCCGAGACTCTTCCTCAACAGGCTCATCCCATACAATGGTAGACTCCACACTGGCCAGCCCTGAACTTgaacaacaccccctttcTTACCCACACATCCATTCgagaacggcggcggcggccatAGCACGACCACCAAACGCACATATCAAGGACCAACACAAAAGAGACCACAGCGGCGACACTGGCGATAGCATCACTGTCGATGACATTCTGGGTTTCTACGACATCGAGGAGAAAAGCCAGAGCAAAACCAAACTTCCAAATTACGACCAGACACAGCCACAACCACTTGGACCGCCACTCCACCAATCAGCGAGTATCAAGCGAAAAGAGCACCGGATTACACAAGTAGATTTCCTTTTAAAGAATACAAGAATGGGAGGCGGCAACGCCGAGGAGAGGCGTATCATTCGGCCGCAACAGAATATGAATAGACcttgggatggagagggttggcCATTGAGGAACTGA
- a CDS encoding hypothetical protein (COG:G; EggNog:ENOG503NU7U): MDTKSSPLNHHHVGHAESPSKPPSDAEKPPSPNEDIQHFRSQSAEWHASFERTLVRKIDLRLLPCLILMYLLNFLDRANLAQARQGTLEADLGMSGTDFNFATSIFFVSYLIFQLPSNLLITRVRPSIYLTGAMCLWGAVSACSGATKSFAQLVVVRILLGFVEAPFFPGAVFLMSSWYTRAELTRRMSYFYSGNALANMFGGLIGAAVLGKMEGAQGIAGWRWLFIIEGVVTIAVALIAMWVLPDYPSTTRWLSPQEREYASWRLLADINESDDQRAKTVWQGTKLALLDYRLYLFVLLQHLSLLSQTFQYFFPSIVGTLGYGKIETLWLTAPVWFATFLISVCVTWTSARTKDRSLHIFGLMLVSAVGNAIATGTTVTGARFFAMFLMPMGAVSAYQIILSWIANSFPRPMVKRGAAVAIANMVGNTASIYGSYMYPQTAAPQYTPGGSANSAICLLVGLLAIVLRYLHKWENTKLEKAERQRAENAEEGAVSDSSVGDVRADGFRYVY, encoded by the exons CCGCTCTCAATCCGCAGAATGGCACGCCTCCTTCGAACGAACCCTCGTCCGCAAAATcgacctccgcctcctcccctgcCTAATCCTCATGtacctcctcaacttcctcgaccgcgccaacctcgcccaagCCCGCCAGGGAACCTTGGAGGCAGACCTCGGCATGTCAGGCACCGACTTCAACTTCGCCACgtccatcttcttcgtctcctACCTCATCTTCCAGCTGCCGTCGAACCTCCTCATAACAAGAGTCAGGCCGAGCATTTACCTGACGGGGGCTATGTGCCTCTGGGGGGCCGTTTCTGCCTGCAGCGGTGCGACCAAGAGCTTTGCgcagttggtggtggtgaggatttTGCTGGGTTTTGTCGAGGCGCCGTTTTTCCCGGGGGCCGTGTTCTTGATGAGCAGTTGGTATACGAGGGCTGaattgacgaggaggatgtcgtaCTTTTACTCAGGGAATGCGTTGGCGAACATGTTTGGGGGGCTGATAGGAGCAGCTGTTTTGGGAAAGATGGAGGGTGCTCAGGGGATTgctgggtggaggtggttgtttaTTATC GAGGGTGTTGTTACCATCGCGGTTGCTCTGATAGCCATGTGGGTGTTGCCCGACTACCCAAGCACGACGCGCTGGTTGAGTCCACAAGAACGAGAGTACGCTTCATGGAGACTTCTGGCCGACATCAACGAGTCCGACGACCAAAGGGCCAAGACGGTCTGGCAAGGCACCAAGCTCGCATTACTAGACTACCGGCTCTATCTGTTTGTCCTGCTGCAACATCTCAGCTTACTGTCGCAGACATTCCAGTATTTCTTCCCCAGCATTGTTGGAACACTAGGCTACGGAAAGATCGAAACGCTTTGGCTGACGGCCCCTGTCTGGTTCGCCACATTTTTGATTTCGGTATGCGTTACCTGGACGTCGGCTCGGACAAAGGATCGATCCCTCCACATTTTTGGTCTGATGCTGGTATCAGCGGTGGGCAACGCGATTGCTACTGGTACGACAGTCACCGGGGCAAGGTTCTTTGCCATGTTTCTGATGCCCATGGGGGCCGTTTCTGCTT ATCAAATCATCCTGTCATGGATTGCCAACTCGTTCCCCCGTCCCATGGTCAAGCGCGGCGCAGCGGtggccatcgccaacatgGTGGGCAATACGGCTAGTATCTACGGCTCGTACATGTACCCTCAAACGGCGGCACCGCAATACACCCCCGGAGGGAGCGCGAACTCGGCTATTTGTTTGCTTGTTGGTCTGTTGGCGATTGTGTTACGGTATCTCCACAAGTGGGAGAACACAAAGCTTGAAAAGGCTGAAAGGCAGAGGGCAGAGAATGCTGAAGAGGGTGCTGTGTCGGATTCCTCTGTGGGAGATGTCAGGGCTGATGGGTTCAGGTATGTTTATTAA